The Salvia splendens isolate huo1 chromosome 20, SspV2, whole genome shotgun sequence nucleotide sequence atttttttttcacacaatacacacactaacaGAAACCCAAAACTCCTAAAATTTAGCTCAATTTTTCATGATTGAGAATGGGATTTCCAGTTGCATACACTGATTTAATTATCCCCAAATTGGTGGCATATATGCTGACGGCATTAGGAGTTGTGCAGAAATTTATGTACGCTCTGCTATCTGTATTACGGCTGGGTGATTTTCTCGAGCCGGAAACGGCGTCGTATGCGTCGCCCGATTATTGTAGCGCGGCGCTGATCCGTGAGCTGCTGACGGTGGTGAAATTCGCAGATTTGGAGAAGGATCTTGACGCGCCGGAGAGGTGCGCGGTGTGCCTGTGCGAATTCGGCGGCGAGGACGAGATCCGGCGGCTGAGGAACTGCCGGCACATATTCCACCGGAGCTGCGTGGACCGGTGGATGGACCAAGATCGGAAGACGTGCCCGCTCTGTCGCACGCCGTTCATACCGGAGGAGATGCTGGAGGCATTCGACGAGCGAATATGGCTTGCCTCCGGCATCTCCGGTCTCTACGCCGACTACTCTGTGATTAGGAGTTCGGGGTGAGTTCGATGCGGATTTTGAGAATACTACAGAAAAATGTGAATGGAAAAAAGTTGGAAAATGGTAAATTTGGATTTTGACTATTTtcatttcttcaatttttaGGTAGATGTGAAATGTAAGTACATGAAAGAAAAGTTCGAAAAATATTCGAAATGAAAGAAGCACAAGATTTATTTTGAAGATCAGTTTCTTTGTTGGGTGATATGATTTTGAAGAATCGTATAGTTGTGTAAATTAACGAGAGCCCTGAGAAATGCCTTGAACAAAAGCCGATTACCAAGTACTCCACGTTTACATAACATATGCATGTATATATGCAACATGCAAAATAAGTACTACTCGTTCTGTCGAAttgagatttaaaaaattgatatttaaagcgTTACGTTAAAGTATGAAacagaaaaaatagaaaaataaagaaagaataaagtaggtgagaaaataaaattagaaagttaaaatatcttttatgttttattaaaataaaaataat carries:
- the LOC121781834 gene encoding brassinosteroid-responsive RING protein 1-like is translated as MGFPVAYTDLIIPKLVAYMLTALGVVQKFMYALLSVLRLGDFLEPETASYASPDYCSAALIRELLTVVKFADLEKDLDAPERCAVCLCEFGGEDEIRRLRNCRHIFHRSCVDRWMDQDRKTCPLCRTPFIPEEMLEAFDERIWLASGISGLYADYSVIRSSG